The DNA sequence GTATAATTTTAGCAAAAGTGGCAAAAAAATATAATGGGAAATTAACAACAATTGAAATTGACGAAGATAGATATAACATAGCAAAAATAAATTTTGAAAAAGCTAAATTAACCAATGTGAATATAATATTAGGAGATGCGCTAGATGTAATTAGTGGCTTGGATGAAAAATATGATTTTATATTTTTAGATGCAGCAAAAGGAAAATATATGGATTTTTTTAAAAAAAGTTATGAAAAACTAAATGCAGGTGGAGTAGTTTTTATTGATAATATTTTATTTAGAGGTTATGTAAATAAAATAGATTATCCAAAACGATATAAAACAATTGTAAAGAGACTTAATGAATTTATAGATTATTTGTATAAAAATCATGATTTTGTATTGTTGCCATTTGGAGATGGGATAGGGTTGGTAAAAAAATGAGATTAGATAAATTTTTGACAGAATGTGGATTAGGAAGCAGAACTGAAGTTAAAAAGATTATAAAAAAAGGTATTAGAATTAATGGAAAAATTGTAAAAAATGGAAAATTTCAACTAGATGAATTTAATTCAGAAGTGGAAGTAGATAATAAAAGAGTAGAATATAAAAAATATAGATATTATATTCTGAATAAACCGCAGGGAGTAATTACAGCTACAGAAGATGCAAGAGAAAAAACAGTTATGGATATATTACCTACAGATGTTATAAAGAAAAATTTAATACCTGTTGGAAGATTAGATAAAGATACAGAAGGATTATTATTATTAACAAATAATGGAGAATTGGCGCATAATGTGTTATCTCCTAAAAAACATGTTAAAAAGAAATATTTTGTAAAATGTGAAAAAGAGGTTAATTTAGCAGATATTAAATTATTAGAAAACGGTGTAGATATAGGGAATTATATAACAAAGCCAGCAAAAGTAGAACTTTTAAATGAAAAAGAGATTAATTTAGAGATTTCAGAAGGTAAATTTCATCAAATAAAAAGAATGTTAAAAGCAGTGGATAATGAAGTTATATATTTAAAAAGAGTTGAATTTGGGGAATTAAAATTGAAAGATTTTAATTTAGGATTAGGAGAAGTTGTAGAGGTTAGTGAAAAAGATATAATTGGAAAAGATATAATAGAGAAAGAAGGGGAGTAAATAAATATGGGCGAAATAAAAAGAGAAGGGTTTGCAAATAAAATAGGAGCAATAGCAGCAATAGCAGGTTCAGCAATTGGTCTTGGAAATATATGGAGATTTCCATATATGGCAGGTTCTAATGGCGGTGGAGCATTTTTATTTGTATATTTAATTTGTATAGCAATTTTAGGATTTTCAGTAATGATGGCAGAATTTATATTAGGGCGAGCAGCACAAAGAAATGTAGTGGGAGCTTATGGAAAGTTTGGAAATAAAAACTGGAAAATAGTTGGATATATAGCAAATATTACAGGGTTTGTTTTACTTAGTTTTTATGGAATAATAGGTGGATGGGCATTAAAATATATTTATCTTT is a window from the Haliovirga abyssi genome containing:
- a CDS encoding O-methyltransferase, producing MIEELNELNSYIIDKIEENDELLLELEKYAVENRVPIVTKEVAKYLEFMAEILKSKNILEIGSAIGYSGIILAKVAKKYNGKLTTIEIDEDRYNIAKINFEKAKLTNVNIILGDALDVISGLDEKYDFIFLDAAKGKYMDFFKKSYEKLNAGGVVFIDNILFRGYVNKIDYPKRYKTIVKRLNEFIDYLYKNHDFVLLPFGDGIGLVKK
- a CDS encoding pseudouridine synthase, which produces MRLDKFLTECGLGSRTEVKKIIKKGIRINGKIVKNGKFQLDEFNSEVEVDNKRVEYKKYRYYILNKPQGVITATEDAREKTVMDILPTDVIKKNLIPVGRLDKDTEGLLLLTNNGELAHNVLSPKKHVKKKYFVKCEKEVNLADIKLLENGVDIGNYITKPAKVELLNEKEINLEISEGKFHQIKRMLKAVDNEVIYLKRVEFGELKLKDFNLGLGEVVEVSEKDIIGKDIIEKEGE